One genomic region from Microcystis panniformis FACHB-1757 encodes:
- a CDS encoding sulfotransferase, which translates to MSKTLIIGLGTGRCGSLSLSYFLNNQPGIKVLHEGAINYQAHPLKWYNDHENVWKWIENLDKLSDSNQYFGDIGMYFLPYVAFLIEKFPRSKFICLKREREAVIHSYLQWTQDHNPWYEHNGKTWKKNEVWDASFPKFNESDKAKAVGLYWDMYYEKIEKLIEKYPQNICCFQTESLNEVNSRNALLDFIEYDGDRNLKGQYHTHKKRAIFAKLRRNFAEVSISLGKRILPKFVRHQLWIKFAKFFYY; encoded by the coding sequence ATGAGTAAAACATTAATTATTGGTTTAGGAACGGGGAGATGTGGATCGCTTTCTTTATCTTATTTTTTAAATAATCAACCTGGAATTAAAGTTCTCCATGAAGGAGCAATTAATTACCAAGCCCATCCCTTGAAATGGTATAATGATCATGAAAATGTTTGGAAATGGATAGAAAATCTAGATAAACTTTCAGATTCAAACCAATATTTTGGCGACATTGGGATGTATTTTCTTCCCTATGTTGCTTTCTTAATTGAAAAATTTCCTCGCAGCAAATTTATTTGCCTGAAACGAGAAAGAGAAGCGGTAATTCACAGTTATTTGCAATGGACTCAAGACCATAATCCCTGGTATGAACATAATGGAAAAACCTGGAAAAAAAATGAAGTTTGGGATGCTTCTTTTCCTAAATTTAACGAGTCTGATAAGGCTAAAGCTGTGGGATTATATTGGGATATGTACTATGAAAAAATTGAAAAGTTAATTGAAAAATATCCTCAAAATATCTGTTGTTTTCAGACAGAATCTCTCAATGAGGTGAATAGCAGAAATGCCCTGTTAGATTTTATTGAATATGATGGAGATAGAAATCTAAAAGGACAGTATCATACTCATAAAAAAAGAGCTATCTTTGCTAAACTTCGCCGTAATTTTGCCGAGGTTAGTATTAGCTTAGGTAAACGGATTTTACCGAAGTTCGTTCGTCATCAATTATGGATTAAGTTTGCCAAGTTTTTTTATTATTAA
- the nadC gene encoding carboxylating nicotinate-nucleotide diphosphorylase: protein MLPPLLVLDPLLENWLREDLGRGDRTTQAIFFGHAKIGQASWIAKEAGVIAGLPVAERVFQLLNPTIHFTPTVAEGEFCPKSKVIAEIEGSFDALLIGERVALNLAMRLSGIASETRKYVEKIADLSTRLVDTRKTTPGLRILEKYASGIGGAINHRLGLDDAIMIKDNHIQAAGSIEEAVLRVRQNMPYPLTIEVETSQLEEVNQALQQQVEIIMLDNMDLEMMQTAVEMIRNFNSKTKIEASGNITLDRIRNVAETGVDYISTSAPITRSTWLDISMRID, encoded by the coding sequence ATGTTACCGCCCCTATTAGTTCTTGATCCCTTGTTAGAAAACTGGTTACGAGAAGATCTCGGTAGAGGCGATCGCACCACCCAAGCAATTTTCTTCGGTCATGCTAAAATCGGTCAAGCTAGTTGGATTGCCAAGGAAGCGGGAGTTATTGCTGGTTTACCCGTAGCTGAAAGAGTTTTTCAACTACTTAACCCCACTATTCACTTTACCCCCACCGTTGCCGAGGGGGAATTCTGCCCCAAGTCTAAAGTTATTGCCGAGATAGAAGGTTCCTTCGATGCGTTGTTAATCGGGGAAAGAGTCGCTTTAAATCTTGCCATGCGCTTGAGTGGGATTGCTAGTGAAACTCGCAAATATGTGGAGAAAATTGCCGATTTATCGACAAGATTGGTGGATACTCGCAAAACTACCCCCGGATTGCGAATTTTAGAAAAATATGCCTCCGGTATCGGTGGCGCTATTAACCATCGTTTGGGGTTAGATGATGCAATTATGATTAAAGATAATCATATTCAAGCAGCCGGCAGCATCGAGGAAGCAGTGCTTCGTGTACGGCAAAATATGCCCTATCCTCTCACAATTGAGGTAGAAACCAGTCAATTAGAAGAAGTGAATCAAGCTCTGCAGCAGCAGGTAGAGATCATTATGTTAGATAATATGGATTTAGAGATGATGCAAACTGCTGTGGAGATGATCCGCAATTTTAATAGTAAAACCAAAATAGAAGCATCGGGAAATATTACCCTCGATCGCATTCGCAACGTTGCCGAAACAGGAGTAGATTATATTTCTACTAGCGCCCCGATTACCCGTTCTACTTGGTTAGATATCAGTATGAGAATTGATTAA
- a CDS encoding Uma2 family endonuclease: MIAQPQYPERMTPEEYLEWEATQELRHEYIDGEIIAMTGGSLPHNDITLNFYTALRFHLRPRGCRVNVSDAKVQANNSRYFYPDLVISCDFRDRQSRNFIQHPQVIIEVLSPSTGNYDRTKKLQYYRQIPSLQEYVLVDPESISVEVYRRGEDKIWFYCAYSQGEEIILSSLDFHCAIELIYEGISFD; encoded by the coding sequence ATGATCGCTCAACCTCAATACCCAGAAAGAATGACCCCGGAAGAGTATCTAGAATGGGAAGCTACACAGGAATTGCGCCATGAATACATTGATGGGGAAATTATCGCCATGACTGGGGGTAGTCTGCCCCATAATGATATTACCTTGAATTTTTACACTGCTTTAAGATTTCATCTCCGTCCGCGAGGCTGTCGAGTCAATGTATCTGATGCGAAAGTACAAGCTAATAATAGTCGTTATTTTTATCCCGATTTGGTGATTAGTTGCGATTTTAGGGATAGACAATCTCGTAATTTTATTCAACATCCACAAGTGATTATTGAAGTGCTTTCCCCCAGCACAGGAAACTATGATCGCACTAAAAAGTTACAATATTATCGTCAGATTCCTAGTTTACAAGAATACGTTTTAGTCGATCCTGAATCGATCAGTGTTGAGGTTTATCGTCGCGGTGAAGATAAAATTTGGTTTTACTGCGCTTATAGTCAAGGGGAAGAAATTATTCTATCTAGTCTCGATTTTCACTGTGCGATCGAGTTAATCTATGAAGGGATAAGTTTCGATTAA
- a CDS encoding NAD(P)H-quinone oxidoreductase subunit F, whose translation MFESFSQTIWLVPLYALAGALLALPWSPGIIRQTGPRPAGYLNLIMTCWAFLHSLFALIAVWGRPPQSIAFNWLNAADLSISLDVQISVVNIGALLLITGLNLAAQVYAIGYLEMDWGWARFYSLVALFEGGMCALVICNSLFFSYCVLEVLTLGTYLLIGFWFNQSLVVTGARDAFLTKRIGDLILLMGVVALLPLAGTWNFDELAEWAATANLNPNVANLLCLALIAGPMGKCAQFPLHLWLDEAMEGPMPATILRNTVVVSTGAWLLVKLEPVLQLSPLTLQVMIVVGSVTALGAGLIAIAQIDVKRSLSYSVSAYMGLIFIAVATGQTETALVLLFTYAIAMSLLVMVVGNIIWNNISQDLSQYGGLWSRRPVSGICYLVGAASLVALPPFGGFWSLARMGDRLAEVSGLLLLVLLLVNALTAFSVTREFCVFFGGKIKPMTLRSPEALWPLVIPMTVTMGFAIHVPILLAQWHLLPSDLNLGVAFLLVLATAAGVIPAAYIYLNENIPKPIVFQPKAVQDFFANDLYTAQLYKVTIVFVVGLISQIINWIDTFLVDGIVNLVGLATVFGGQSLKYNVSGQTQFYFLSIILGVALIGIIICWPLLSQISLVFS comes from the coding sequence ATGTTCGAGTCCTTCAGCCAGACTATCTGGTTGGTACCTCTTTATGCCCTTGCGGGCGCACTTCTCGCTCTACCCTGGTCTCCCGGTATTATCCGGCAAACTGGCCCGCGACCGGCCGGTTATCTGAACTTGATCATGACCTGCTGGGCCTTTTTACATAGCCTTTTTGCTTTGATCGCCGTTTGGGGTCGTCCGCCGCAATCTATAGCATTTAATTGGCTAAATGCCGCAGATTTAAGCATATCTTTAGATGTGCAGATTTCGGTCGTTAATATCGGGGCTTTATTGCTAATTACCGGCTTAAACCTCGCTGCGCAGGTATATGCGATCGGCTATCTAGAAATGGATTGGGGTTGGGCAAGGTTTTATTCTCTCGTCGCCCTCTTTGAAGGGGGTATGTGCGCCCTCGTTATCTGTAATTCGCTATTTTTCAGCTATTGTGTGCTAGAAGTTCTCACCCTCGGCACTTATCTACTGATTGGTTTCTGGTTCAATCAATCTCTGGTGGTAACGGGGGCGCGGGATGCTTTTCTGACTAAACGGATTGGCGATTTAATCCTGTTGATGGGAGTGGTGGCCCTTTTACCCCTGGCGGGAACCTGGAACTTTGACGAATTAGCAGAATGGGCGGCTACAGCCAATTTAAACCCCAATGTGGCTAATTTACTCTGTTTGGCATTGATTGCAGGTCCGATGGGCAAATGCGCTCAATTTCCCCTGCATTTATGGCTAGATGAGGCCATGGAAGGACCGATGCCGGCGACAATTCTGCGGAATACCGTCGTCGTTTCCACTGGCGCTTGGTTATTGGTGAAATTAGAGCCGGTGCTACAATTATCGCCCCTAACCCTACAAGTAATGATCGTTGTTGGCTCTGTCACTGCCCTCGGTGCGGGTTTAATTGCGATCGCCCAGATCGATGTCAAGCGCTCCCTTTCCTATTCCGTCAGTGCCTACATGGGACTGATTTTTATCGCTGTGGCCACCGGACAAACGGAAACCGCTTTAGTGTTACTCTTTACATACGCGATCGCTATGTCCCTGTTAGTCATGGTGGTGGGTAACATCATTTGGAATAATATCAGCCAAGATTTAAGCCAATACGGCGGTTTATGGTCCCGTCGTCCCGTTTCTGGCATTTGTTATCTCGTCGGTGCCGCTAGTTTAGTCGCACTGCCTCCCTTTGGTGGTTTTTGGTCATTGGCCCGCATGGGCGATCGCCTCGCAGAAGTCAGTGGTTTACTGTTATTAGTGCTATTGTTGGTCAATGCCTTAACTGCCTTTAGTGTCACTAGAGAATTTTGCGTTTTCTTTGGCGGTAAAATCAAACCAATGACCCTGCGCTCTCCGGAAGCTCTTTGGCCCTTAGTTATCCCCATGACTGTGACCATGGGTTTCGCCATTCATGTGCCGATTTTATTGGCACAATGGCATTTATTACCCAGTGACTTAAATCTGGGAGTGGCTTTTCTCTTGGTACTTGCCACTGCTGCCGGCGTAATTCCGGCAGCCTATATTTATCTAAATGAAAATATCCCCAAACCGATCGTTTTTCAACCCAAAGCCGTTCAAGATTTCTTCGCCAACGACCTTTATACCGCCCAATTGTATAAAGTCACCATTGTTTTTGTCGTCGGATTAATCTCGCAAATTATTAACTGGATTGATACCTTTCTGGTGGATGGCATCGTTAATCTGGTGGGATTAGCCACGGTTTTTGGTGGTCAGAGTTTGAAATATAACGTCTCGGGCCAGACCCAATTTTACTTTCTGTCGATTATTTTGGGGGTGGCTTTGATTGGTATTATCATCTGCTGGCCCCTACTATCACAAATTTCTCTAGTTTTCAGTTAA
- a CDS encoding S66 peptidase family protein — translation MKRRQFFINSALTAVSFSLIPRKVVSNNFPLIKPPHLQPGDGVGIISPAGATFKEDDLNIVIEAVKALKLVPKVGQYALDRYGYLAGKDRERASDINRFFADDNIALILPIRGGWGSSRLLPYLDYDLIRRHPKIICGFSDITSLLLAIYAKTGLVTFHAPNGFSSWRSAQTESFRRVLFSGEKLTFRNLPDPDDANRLMQVKNRIQTITKGQAKGKLIGGNLTTLASIVGSPYLPNFNGAILFLEDIGEDVYEIDRLLNQLKLAGIFDNLSGFIFGQCSNCSADSDYGSLTLEEVIREYIQPLKIPACLGLMIGHLQIIETIPIGIEVEFDANRGTITMLESAVNN, via the coding sequence ATGAAGCGCCGTCAATTTTTCATTAATTCCGCCCTAACTGCTGTTAGTTTTTCCCTAATTCCTAGAAAAGTTGTTAGTAATAATTTTCCTCTAATTAAACCGCCACATCTACAACCGGGGGACGGAGTGGGTATTATTAGTCCGGCGGGGGCAACTTTTAAAGAAGATGATTTAAATATAGTTATCGAAGCAGTTAAAGCTTTAAAATTAGTCCCAAAAGTTGGTCAATACGCTTTAGATCGTTATGGTTATCTAGCTGGTAAAGATAGGGAGCGAGCCTCGGATATAAATCGATTTTTTGCCGATGATAATATTGCCTTAATTTTACCAATTCGCGGCGGTTGGGGAAGCTCTCGTTTATTGCCTTATCTCGACTACGATTTAATTCGTCGTCATCCGAAAATTATCTGTGGTTTTAGTGATATAACCTCTTTATTGTTGGCTATTTATGCCAAAACTGGTTTAGTTACTTTCCATGCTCCTAATGGCTTTTCTAGTTGGCGCAGCGCTCAAACTGAAAGCTTTCGACGGGTTTTATTTTCTGGGGAAAAGTTGACTTTTAGAAATCTTCCCGATCCCGATGATGCTAATCGTTTAATGCAGGTAAAAAATCGCATTCAAACTATTACTAAAGGTCAAGCAAAAGGTAAATTAATCGGTGGTAATTTAACCACTTTAGCCTCAATAGTTGGCTCTCCCTATCTACCTAATTTTAACGGAGCTATACTATTTTTAGAAGATATTGGTGAAGATGTTTATGAAATTGACCGCCTGTTAAATCAATTAAAATTAGCGGGAATTTTCGATAATTTATCTGGGTTTATCTTCGGTCAATGTAGCAACTGTAGCGCCGATAGTGACTATGGTTCCCTGACTTTAGAAGAAGTGATCCGAGAATATATTCAACCCTTAAAAATTCCCGCTTGTTTAGGTTTAATGATCGGACATTTGCAGATTATTGAAACTATTCCCATCGGTATTGAGGTAGAATTTGATGCTAATCGGGGAACAATTACTATGTTAGAATCAGCGGTTAATAACTAG
- a CDS encoding glycosyltransferase family 2 protein — translation MQEKEVSVIIPAYNSELYIEEAINSILKQSFSRWEMIIVNDGSTDNTQAIIEELILKDNRIKLIVQENSGSALARHRGFIHSQGKYIYFLDADDRPKTNALERLYLALESWTEAVASYGNIVEVDLNNNRIFQPNSLVEELTPIDLFTRIIERGIFSMGAVCIRRSFLTSEDFLTHLTIGEDWLFWCRLATKGLFVFIGEDPIIEIRRHQTNKTKIPISELVKNWDKAREIIFTDPAVRQKLPTRLLAKHYQTNKFYTYYDVIKLSWRLQAYDSTVIYLGKSMITMIENPLGFFHITGRFNREIWRYLRHLVNSWQIFIVKYISNNHQSQK, via the coding sequence ATGCAAGAAAAAGAAGTCTCTGTAATTATTCCAGCTTATAATAGCGAACTATACATTGAAGAGGCGATTAATAGCATTCTAAAACAATCCTTTAGTCGCTGGGAAATGATTATTGTCAATGATGGTTCAACCGATAATACTCAAGCTATCATTGAAGAATTGATACTAAAAGATAACAGAATTAAATTGATCGTGCAAGAAAATAGTGGTTCTGCATTAGCAAGACACAGAGGATTTATACATTCTCAAGGAAAATATATTTATTTTTTAGATGCAGATGATCGCCCTAAAACTAATGCCTTAGAAAGATTATACTTAGCTTTAGAATCATGGACAGAAGCTGTTGCTTCCTATGGAAATATTGTCGAAGTTGATCTAAATAATAATAGGATATTTCAACCTAATTCCCTTGTGGAGGAACTAACTCCAATTGATCTGTTTACTCGCATTATTGAACGAGGTATATTTTCTATGGGAGCAGTTTGTATTAGACGAAGTTTTTTAACTTCAGAAGACTTTTTAACTCATTTAACCATTGGCGAAGATTGGTTATTCTGGTGTCGGTTAGCTACTAAAGGTCTTTTTGTATTTATCGGCGAAGATCCCATTATTGAAATTCGTCGTCATCAGACTAATAAAACAAAAATACCAATTTCTGAACTGGTGAAAAATTGGGACAAAGCTAGAGAAATTATTTTTACGGATCCGGCTGTTAGGCAAAAATTACCTACTAGGTTATTGGCTAAACATTACCAAACAAATAAATTTTATACCTATTATGATGTTATCAAACTATCTTGGCGATTACAAGCTTATGATTCAACTGTGATCTATCTGGGTAAATCAATGATTACTATGATAGAAAATCCTCTGGGATTTTTCCATATTACAGGAAGATTTAACCGAGAAATTTGGCGATATTTGCGTCATCTTGTCAATTCTTGGCAGATATTTATTGTAAAATATATCAGCAACAACCACCAGAGCCAGAAGTAA
- a CDS encoding LysR family transcriptional regulator, which translates to MIQATLHQLRVFEATARHSSFTKAAEELFITQPTVSTQVKQLTKAVGLPLFEQIGKRLFLTEAGEELLFTCQEIFDKLDNFQMKVADIKGTRQGKLTLGVITTAKYFVPRLLGAFCQQYPGIDIALQVTNHQKLQERMLNNEDDLYILSQPPEEVELCSQSFLENPLVVVARRDHPLVGQKNLPLECLNHQPFIMRESGSGTRQAVQKLFNLHDIKVKVRLELGSNEAIKQAISGGLGLSVLSKHTLISEGENGELAILDVEQFPIQRNWYVCYLAGKQLSVIADAFLKYLLEASQTIPIHAPLKNGHSLFVSH; encoded by the coding sequence TTGATACAGGCAACCCTGCACCAGTTAAGGGTTTTTGAGGCTACCGCTCGACACAGTAGCTTCACCAAGGCGGCCGAGGAGTTATTTATCACTCAACCCACCGTCTCAACCCAAGTCAAACAACTCACAAAAGCCGTGGGTTTACCGCTATTCGAGCAAATTGGCAAACGTTTATTTTTAACCGAAGCGGGTGAGGAATTACTGTTCACCTGTCAAGAGATTTTTGATAAATTGGACAACTTTCAGATGAAAGTGGCCGATATTAAGGGAACTAGACAGGGAAAACTGACTTTAGGCGTGATTACTACCGCTAAATACTTTGTGCCGCGATTACTGGGGGCATTCTGTCAACAGTATCCCGGTATCGACATCGCTCTACAGGTGACTAATCACCAGAAACTGCAAGAGCGAATGTTAAACAACGAGGATGACCTCTATATTCTCAGTCAACCGCCGGAAGAAGTGGAACTTTGTTCTCAGTCTTTTCTGGAAAATCCCCTAGTGGTGGTGGCGCGACGAGATCATCCATTGGTGGGTCAGAAAAATCTCCCCCTTGAGTGCCTCAACCATCAACCTTTTATTATGCGCGAATCGGGATCTGGAACCCGCCAAGCCGTACAAAAATTATTTAATCTCCACGATATTAAAGTTAAGGTGCGCTTGGAATTAGGCAGTAACGAGGCGATTAAACAGGCTATTTCTGGCGGTTTGGGACTATCGGTACTATCTAAGCATACTCTCATCTCGGAAGGGGAAAACGGAGAATTAGCCATCCTCGACGTGGAACAGTTTCCGATTCAGCGCAATTGGTACGTTTGTTATCTGGCCGGAAAACAGCTTTCCGTGATTGCCGATGCCTTTTTAAAATACCTGCTGGAAGCTAGTCAAACCATCCCCATTCATGCCCCGTTAAAAAATGGTCACAGCTTATTCGTGAGCCATTAA
- a CDS encoding DUF7682 family zinc-binding protein, which translates to MSRRKKKFPCGHKGYGQVCHHCAQLDAAWEERKRQKNAWEATFSQDPIDLRELPKNVVLKAREILQGLQNHRNYRDFHGKRLRHDRFIISIPVTRNYRLICRDHGNLLVPEAVISHEDYNVCKPGR; encoded by the coding sequence ATGTCCAGAAGAAAGAAGAAGTTTCCCTGTGGTCACAAGGGTTATGGCCAAGTCTGCCATCATTGCGCTCAACTAGATGCCGCTTGGGAAGAAAGAAAACGTCAAAAAAATGCCTGGGAAGCCACTTTTTCCCAAGATCCGATCGATCTGCGGGAATTACCGAAAAATGTGGTACTTAAAGCTAGGGAAATCCTGCAAGGATTACAAAATCACCGCAATTATCGAGATTTCCACGGTAAACGATTGCGACACGATCGCTTTATTATCAGTATCCCCGTTACCCGCAATTATCGCCTCATCTGTCGCGACCACGGCAATCTCCTCGTCCCAGAAGCGGTTATCTCTCACGAAGATTATAATGTTTGTAAACCGGGTAGGTGA
- a CDS encoding DUF29 domain-containing protein — protein sequence MMNITILNLYDSDYQLWLENTINQLRRGDFQAVDWQNLLEELADLGKSERRALESLLTRLLEHLLKLTYWQSQRDYNQAGWKKEIRNFRIQIKKILKDSPSLKSYLREILQECYLDARNLLIDETELDASIFPLEVLANLEEILDQNWLPDWEAISKDSEQCN from the coding sequence ATGATGAATATTACTATTTTAAATCTCTACGATAGCGATTATCAACTTTGGTTAGAAAACACTATCAACCAATTGCGTCGGGGGGATTTTCAAGCGGTAGATTGGCAGAATTTATTAGAGGAGTTGGCAGATTTGGGAAAAAGTGAACGACGAGCATTAGAAAGTTTATTAACTCGACTCCTAGAACATTTACTGAAGTTAACTTACTGGCAATCCCAACGGGATTATAATCAAGCTGGATGGAAAAAAGAAATTCGCAATTTTCGGATTCAGATCAAAAAAATTCTCAAAGATAGTCCCAGTTTAAAGTCCTATTTAAGGGAAATTTTGCAGGAATGTTATCTCGATGCTCGCAATCTGCTTATTGACGAAACCGAATTAGATGCCAGTATTTTCCCTCTGGAAGTGTTAGCTAATCTCGAGGAGATTCTCGATCAAAATTGGCTGCCGGATTGGGAAGCTATCAGCAAGGATTCTGAACAGTGCAATTAA
- a CDS encoding DUF29 domain-containing protein has product MMNITRPNLYDSDYQLWLENTINQLRRGDFQAVDWQNLLEELADLGKNNRRALKSLLTRLLEHLLKLTYWQSQRDYNQAAWKKEIRNFRLQIADLLEDSPSLKSYLREILAKCYLDARNLMIDETRLDASIFPVEVLASLEEILAENWLPDWEDINSDKSSQAN; this is encoded by the coding sequence ATGATGAATATTACCAGGCCAAATCTCTACGATAGCGATTATCAACTTTGGTTAGAAAACACTATCAACCAATTGCGTCGGGGGGATTTTCAAGCGGTAGATTGGCAGAATTTATTAGAGGAGTTAGCAGATTTGGGGAAAAATAATCGACGAGCGCTTAAGAGTCTCTTAACTCGACTCCTAGAACATTTACTGAAGTTAACCTACTGGCAATCCCAACGAGATTACAACCAAGCAGCATGGAAAAAAGAAATCAGGAATTTTCGCCTACAAATTGCTGATCTTTTAGAAGATAGTCCCAGCTTAAAGTCCTATTTAAGGGAAATTTTAGCCAAATGTTATCTCGATGCTCGCAATCTGATGATTGACGAAACCAGATTAGATGCCAGTATTTTCCCCGTGGAAGTATTAGCTAGTCTGGAGGAGATTCTCGCTGAAAATTGGCTGCCGGATTGGGAAGATATAAACAGCGATAAATCTTCCCAAGCGAACTAA
- a CDS encoding phosphotransferase enzyme family protein yields MTTFLASLNLLPSSSAAANFRPGEWTFPTLYSTLAPAALADLVFSRYEIDVPKNCQFWHRGLSDVYLLETMTTPYILRVSHCHWRSKMEIDFELELLDYLDRSQVPVAAPIRSKNGDLSLEINAPEGKRYAVLFPYAPGGIAIGDIDIEQAYHLGAIVANLHQVTADFQTLAYRHPLNLKYLLEDSLQIIAPFLHQRPSDLDCVLETIGEIEEETAKLPTESPYWSICWGDPHSGNVHITPDNQMTLFDFDQCGYGWRVFDIAKFLQVSLQSGLNRQVRHSFIQGYDQTVPLTDGELSCLQYLTQAAYIWSWSISLNNLRLTDYSRLCANYFSSRLAILKRLRTQEWELF; encoded by the coding sequence GTGACGACTTTTCTGGCTTCGCTCAATTTACTGCCTTCTAGTTCTGCCGCTGCCAATTTTCGGCCTGGAGAATGGACTTTTCCCACACTCTACTCCACTCTGGCTCCCGCTGCCCTAGCAGATTTAGTTTTTTCTCGTTACGAGATTGATGTACCGAAAAATTGTCAATTTTGGCATCGGGGTTTAAGTGATGTGTATCTCCTCGAAACCATGACAACTCCTTACATTTTGCGAGTGTCTCACTGCCATTGGCGCAGCAAAATGGAAATCGACTTCGAGTTAGAATTATTAGATTATCTCGATCGCTCTCAGGTTCCCGTCGCCGCGCCAATTCGCAGCAAAAACGGTGATTTATCCCTAGAAATTAATGCTCCGGAAGGGAAACGTTACGCCGTCCTTTTTCCCTATGCTCCGGGGGGAATTGCCATTGGGGATATAGATATAGAGCAAGCCTATCATTTAGGGGCGATCGTGGCTAATTTACATCAGGTGACGGCAGATTTTCAAACCCTAGCCTATCGTCATCCCCTCAACCTCAAATATCTTCTCGAGGATTCCCTGCAAATTATTGCACCTTTTCTGCACCAACGACCGAGCGACCTAGACTGTGTCTTAGAAACCATTGGGGAAATAGAGGAAGAAACCGCTAAATTACCGACAGAATCTCCCTATTGGAGCATTTGTTGGGGCGATCCTCATAGTGGTAATGTGCATATCACCCCTGATAATCAGATGACCCTATTTGATTTCGATCAGTGCGGTTATGGTTGGCGAGTTTTTGATATCGCTAAATTTCTGCAAGTTTCCCTACAATCTGGTTTAAATCGCCAGGTTCGCCACAGTTTTATTCAAGGTTACGATCAAACAGTGCCTTTAACCGATGGTGAATTATCTTGTCTTCAGTATCTCACCCAAGCGGCCTATATTTGGTCTTGGTCAATTAGCTTAAATAACCTGCGTTTAACCGATTATAGTCGTCTCTGTGCTAATTATTTTAGTAGCCGTTTGGCCATTCTCAAACGTTTAAGAACCCAAGAATGGGAATTATTCTAA
- a CDS encoding CBS domain-containing protein: MTKTVADIMTPNPITVTANTSLSEAVKILAEKRFSGLPVVDDNMRLIGVISETDLMWQETGVEAPPYIMLLDSVIYLQNPSRHEKLLHKALGQTVGEVMTDKPISITADRPLKEAASLMYDRHVRRLPVIEEETHKVIGIITRGDIIRDMAKSEA; this comes from the coding sequence ATGACGAAAACAGTTGCCGATATCATGACTCCCAATCCCATCACCGTCACCGCTAACACTTCTCTGTCCGAAGCAGTGAAGATTTTGGCCGAAAAGCGGTTTAGCGGTTTACCCGTGGTGGATGACAATATGCGACTGATTGGGGTTATCTCCGAAACTGACCTTATGTGGCAGGAAACGGGAGTAGAAGCTCCTCCTTACATTATGCTCCTCGATAGCGTCATCTATCTACAAAATCCTAGCCGTCACGAGAAATTACTCCATAAAGCTCTCGGTCAAACCGTGGGGGAAGTAATGACCGATAAACCTATTAGTATCACGGCTGATCGCCCTTTGAAAGAAGCGGCCTCGTTAATGTATGATCGTCATGTGCGTCGTTTACCGGTGATTGAGGAAGAAACCCACAAAGTAATTGGTATTATCACCCGCGGCGATATCATTCGCGATATGGCAAAATCGGAAGCATAA